The DNA sequence GGTCACCGTGCATATTTGAATGCATGGAGATGTATTTTTTAATAGTATAAATATGTGATATTATAGCATATCTTATCAATTTCTTTCAATATAAAAATACTGATTTTACCACAACATAAAAATATAAAGACTTAAATTCCATTTTCAGAAAGAAAACCGGCTCGTATACAAGCCGGTTTTACTTTAAATTTCTAGTTCACCTAAGCGAATTAATTCAATTACGGCTTGGGATCGCCCCTTAACCCCAAGCTTTTGCATTGTGTTAGAAATGTGATTACGAACGGTTTTTTCGCTGATGAATAGTTGTTGCGCAATTTCCTTTGTCGTCTTGTCTTGAACGAGTAGCTCAAATACTTCACGTTCCCTTTTTGTAAGTAAAGGTTTTGGTCCGTATTCTGCTCCTTTCAATGAAATCACCCCTTCTTGCCTGGGCTGACAGCGTCAGGTCTTCTATGAGAGTAACGAAACGTTCCGTTTACAATCAGAAGTGTTTAGTCAGGATAGTATATGTACACTCAACCGACCTTGTGAATTCATTGAACACATAAATACTTACTATCTCTGTAAAATGGATGTTTGTAGCTTGCTTTTCATTGCATCCGTCCATGGAATAGACTTGCCTGTTTCTTTTGAAATTTGAACAATTAGCCCTCTACCGGTTAAACAAATTTCATCCCTTTCGTTTTTCACCATATAATGAAGGTCAATTGATGTTGTTCCTACATGCTTGATACCCACATATACCTTTAGCCTCTCATCAAAGAAAAGTTGTTTTACATAATTACACTGTAAATCAGCGGTAACAATAATTGATCCTTGGTCTTTAAGGGTCGTCGAAAACAAACCAATTTCTTTAAAAAAATCAATGCGCGCTTCTTCAAAATAAGCAAAAACTTTAGTATTGTTGACATGACCAAATGCATCTGTTTCTGAAAAACGTACTTTGACAGGACAGTAAAACTGAAAAAGTTTTTCCCATTCTACAAGATTATCAATATATGTTATATGCATTTGTTTGCCTCCTCAATATAATGAATGATTAATCATTCATTATATTGTACTATAACAAGGCAAAG is a window from the Bacillus alkalicellulosilyticus genome containing:
- a CDS encoding acyl-CoA thioesterase, translating into MHITYIDNLVEWEKLFQFYCPVKVRFSETDAFGHVNNTKVFAYFEEARIDFFKEIGLFSTTLKDQGSIIVTADLQCNYVKQLFFDERLKVYVGIKHVGTTSIDLHYMVKNERDEICLTGRGLIVQISKETGKSIPWTDAMKSKLQTSILQR
- a CDS encoding helix-turn-helix domain-containing protein — translated: MKGAEYGPKPLLTKREREVFELLVQDKTTKEIAQQLFISEKTVRNHISNTMQKLGVKGRSQAVIELIRLGELEI